One segment of Gemmatimonadales bacterium DNA contains the following:
- a CDS encoding carboxymuconolactone decarboxylase family protein, producing the protein MDIIFNARHPGVAVPHYHIMVGYVSLADAAKLASPLGGAPERAHDNRVPPAERPSSAQDPPACGGSDSRRRNMMSSDTHGTSTIPATGEQQASPPASTHELLYPQATRELAEQRARLAPGPAKAFRAFSQSVFTEGALPTKTKQLIAVAVAHVTQCPYCIRSHTGAALRHGGTAEEIMEAIWVAAEMRAGGAYAHSALALDVIAREQAKHAADIENSAGTRGAGIASSMEEAG; encoded by the coding sequence GTGGACATCATCTTCAATGCGAGGCATCCGGGCGTGGCGGTGCCGCACTACCATATTATGGTGGGGTATGTGTCGCTGGCGGATGCAGCCAAGCTGGCCAGTCCGCTGGGTGGTGCGCCAGAACGTGCACACGACAACCGCGTGCCACCCGCGGAACGACCATCATCCGCTCAGGATCCCCCAGCGTGCGGCGGATCCGATTCAAGGAGAAGGAACATGATGAGCTCTGACACCCACGGCACCTCCACCATTCCCGCGACCGGCGAGCAACAGGCAAGCCCGCCAGCGTCGACGCATGAGCTGCTCTACCCGCAAGCGACTCGGGAGCTCGCCGAGCAGCGAGCCCGTCTGGCCCCCGGGCCGGCCAAGGCCTTTCGAGCCTTCAGCCAGAGCGTGTTCACCGAGGGCGCCCTTCCTACGAAGACGAAGCAGCTGATCGCGGTGGCCGTCGCTCACGTGACCCAGTGCCCGTACTGCATCCGCAGCCATACTGGCGCGGCACTCAGGCATGGAGGCACGGCCGAGGAGATCATGGAAGCCATCTGGGTCGCCGCGGAGATGCGCGCTGGCGGCGCGTACGCGCATTCGGCTCTGGCGCTGGATGTGATCGCCCGCGAGCAGGCGAAGCATGCGGCCGACATCGAGAACTCTGCCGGCACGCGGGGAGCGGGCATCGCATCGAGCATGGAGGAGGCGGGATGA